Genomic segment of Schistocerca piceifrons isolate TAMUIC-IGC-003096 chromosome 1, iqSchPice1.1, whole genome shotgun sequence:
GGAACTTGCACTTCTTTGTTCTCAGCTTTGCTCCATCTCTTTACTTGGCTTACTGGATGCACTGTCTCAAGGTTTGACAAGAGCATTACACAATTGTTATCCTTCCACACTACTGCCATTATCTCTGTATTCTTCTCAAATCTGTAGTTATAGGTTCCCCTTAGTTTCTTCTTCATGCTGTTCTCAGATTCTATTGGGCAGTTATTCACTTGGTTCATGGGGGCAATTCCAGTTGCCCTTACTCTCATTTCTGAGAGCTCTTTCATCAAACGAAAGCTCGTGAAAAAGTTACCAAAATGGATTTTGGGAAGTTCAGGAGTCCGCAGAAAAGAAATCATATTCAACACAACTGATCCGCCAAGTCCCAGAACTGAAACATCACTTTTATCCTTCGATTTTCCTTCATAGACTGACATGTGGTAACAGAAACTGCATTGAGAACAGCACATGGCCCACTGTTTGAATCCAAATGTCACTGGTTTCCTGTGAATGAACTGTTTTAGGTGATAGTATCCATAATATCGTACCACTTGCTCATCAGTGCTCAGGCTGCCGGGAAAAGCTTGAAATATCATGAAGTTATTGTTCAGTAAATCCCTTTCGTCAGGTAGGATTCTGTTCAGACATGTGTTATCACTGAAACGAAGGGGCGCTTTATTTCCACATATCTGTTGCGACTCACACACTGTCGTACACACATTATATCAAAGTCCTCAATAGATTTTCCTGTGGAAGAGCATGGTATCCAGTGAAGAGTAATATACCCATGAACTTTTTATGCATTCATTGCATAACTTATAGCTGTAATTGTTGTTCTGTGTAGCATATTGGACACTTTCACCTGATAATCAATACCTGTTCATAAAAAAATTCTTCAAAGGACTCAACAGCAGATTTTCCTTTTAGTTCTGCTACCAAATTCGATTTTCTCTGTTCAGTTGCTGCTGTATCAGGACAGGTTTTAGAGTAAGTTGCATATTCTGTTGTCCAATTGAAAGTGATATTAACTTTCACTTTCTCCTTTCATTAGCTTACATGTTCCTCATTTTCCTTTTCTCCACTggcatgccgggatggttcctttgaaagggcacggccgatttccttccccatccttccctcacccgagcttgcgctccgtctctaatgacctcgttgtcgatgggacgttaaacacaaatatcctcctcctctccactggcATGAATTTGCAAGGAACCTGGAACATCAGATGGAACAGCATTTATATATTTTCGTCGACATTTCCCCACTCAGACATCTCATTTACACGATCTGGAGGGAGCTCGACAATGTCAGTGGTCtcattcacatcatcatcatcaccaaaagAAGCTATGAACTTCGGgtcatttacaatttcttcagtttccttcatAGTAAGTGCCTGATAGTGACTCATTGTGCCTGAGctgcaaataaaagcaaaataaagttttaCATGGAGACTAGCATGAGCCCCAAAGGGGAATCGAAGCTCAGACAGGTGTCATGCAGAAATGAAATAGGTCTTTGAAATAAATGCTTGATAAACATCTTCTCAAACCATTACAGAACATGCCTGTACACAGAAATTGGAAGTTATTTACATAATAATATAACTTCCactgttttgaaaatatgaaactATTGTAATGCTGAAAAACGTAGCTTCTTCACAGCAATGAAAGTGTACAATTCAATCGTTTAACAACAACTGACGAAACTTCAATGCAAGAGCTCGACAAAGGTCTGGGCAACAATGGGAAACGGTAGCATTCGCTGCCAGCATTATTAGAATTGCAAAATTTCCGTTACAAAGACAAATCCCCAAATGGGGATCATGGCACTTAATTGGTTAATTATGCTACAAATATTACACCTCACCTCAAGCCAGCGAATTATGATTATTAGATCACACAGCTTTATTTTTCACAACGTTGACCTCGGCAATGGCCAGACTTCCACATGAAATTTCATACAAGCTGATATGAATGAACCCTTGATAGCAGGAAGTGTCCTGCACCACTTCCATTTGTGTCCAGATTTATGAGAGGGTCTGCTCTGTTGGTACGATTGTGAGACCTTTGACACAAGCTGCTTCACAACATACAGGCACCTCCAAAACCATGTGTATAAACTTCAGCAGTTATGTTCCACATTCGAAGACCAACTAGTGGCAACCAATAAGTGACACCGGTAAAGAACGTCTCATGTTGCAAAAGGAAAATTCCTCATTACAGAAGTTACTGTGTGAGCAATGCAACTAGCTGGCACAGCTTTAGTCATTAAAACCTGCTCCTATCGCTTTCATTGAGCGCCTTCTGTAACAATACTTCACCTTCTCGGATATCTGGAGTAAAGTGGAGGACCTACAAATCAGAGTATGGAATTTCATTAACAGTGCTGGGGATCACAACAAGTACAGATACTTCGACGAGTTACTGATGCAGACATTGCTGGCTTTGAACTCAGTGAACAATAAAGACCACATGCACGTGTGCCACTGCGAAAGAGAAGCTGTGGACACCATTCAGCAATGCATCAGTCAGTTGGAATCTTCGTGGACGTAGGCGCCTACCCACCACAGCTGCCTTCCTTCTGCACCTACAAAGCATGTACAGGTTGGTGACAGTGCAACTAGTGACAGTGTTTTCTAGCCCCTGACCCATTGTGGCATTAGGGTTATACAGGTTTGAAACTACAGAGGGACCACCCTTCTATTACAAGgtgcgacacatttccattgataacTTACATAGTTTCAAATGTATGGAGACTATAAGGCTCTCAATGCTCAGATTATTCTTGATCAATATCCTGTACCAAATATCCAAGACTTTTCATATTCTTGGTCCAGTGCTTTGGTCTTCAGCATTACTGAGTGCTGGAAGGCTTACTAGCAACTACCAATGACAACTGAGGACGTTCCTAAAATTGCTATTATTACACTCTTTGGGTTATCTGAATTTTCTTACATGCCATTCATATGAAAAATGCAACACAAATGTGGCCGAGATTCATAGGTTCTGCTCTGCATAAGATCTCATTTTATTTTCCGTACCTGGACAATGctcattttttcttcttcagcaCAAGTGCCTGAAGAATACCTCCAACTAGTTTTTTATACCCTTGAACAGTTAGGCATAGTAGTGAATGCCAAAAAATGTCGGTTCAGATAAAATAATGTAACAATTTTGGGCCATTCTGCATCGTTAGAGAGGACTAGCCCGAAGGAGGATAAAACAGAATTCAGCTAATACTTAAGCCCACAATTATGGAGCACATAGGAGATTCCTAGGCATGATTAACTTCTATTGACGCCGTGTTCCACAGGCCATGGAGATCCAAGCTCATCTAACCAACGTCCTGTCTGGGAAGAATACAAAAGAGAATCGAGGTATATTGTGGTGAGAGGAAATGTTAcaagcgccggccgtagtggccgtgcggttctaggcgctacagtctggaaccgctggaccgctacggtcgcaggttcgaatcctgcctcgggcatgattgtgtgtgatgtccgtaggttaattaggtttaagtagttctaagttctaggggactgatgaccacagcagttaagccccatagtgctcagagccatttgaaccatttttgttacaagCTTTTGATTTGATCATACGATCATTACAGAGCACTCTGACATTGGCTCACACTTCGCCTATGGACTGTCTGTCTATCACAGCAGATACTAGCGATACTGCAAATGGCACAGTTTTATAACAAACAGCGGATGGTATCCAGAAACCACTACATTTTTCCCGAAAATTAAAAGGGCCCAACCATTATGGTCAACATATAACCACAAATTAGTAGCTCTATATGAGGCAGTAAAATACCTTAAGGAAGATATCAAAGGCCAGTCCCTTACACTTTTCACTGATCACTGCCACTTGTCCAAGCTATCTGTAATCCTAGATAGAATGAGTCCCTCTGTTGCTTTAGATATGTAGTTTTTATGTAGGCTTTACTGCAAAGTTTTCAACTGACATCCagcaaatgaaaatgagatggggggagggggtgtgATGGCGGATTACATGTTCTGCATCCACGCTCTAAGGACACTAATTGATTTCAGTAACTCGGCTGCAGGTCAAGGACAAGTCAAATAGTTACAGCACCTCTTTTGTGACCCCAATATGAGCTTGCTGTTGCAATACATTAGGATACCTGACTTGTGTCTCCCCATGGTACCATACATCACAGGTCAGGCTATGCCCCTTGGTCCCAGTGCCATTCAGTCAAACAATCTTTGACAGTTTGTACACTCTGTTACACTGAGCGCTTCGCCCATAACAAGGCTTGTTCTGGAGCTGTTTGTATTGCCAGGGGTGAAGGTGGATTGAGGAGATGGTCAGGCATTTGTCTCCCtcgccagcacagcaaagccgacTGCCACGCTTTCCCATCACAAGGTATCTTCACAATACCTAAAGGCTGTTTCTAACATGTGCACCTTGAATTAGTCAGACTTTTGCCAGACTCCCATGGCTTCAGAATCATTGTATCAGCAATCAACTGCACAACATATTGGGTTCAGCCCATTCCCCTACAAGATATAAAAGCAGAATCTATGGCATGGTCGTCCATTAACATATGGATATCTCGTTTTGGGTGTCCGTTGTCTATTACAACTGACCAAGGGTGGTAATTCGAATCACTTCCCTTTGCCAAGTTGTGCAAATTGTGTTGAGTTCAATTCCTTTATACAATCGCTTATCACCATCAAAGCAGTGGGTTTACTAAAAGGTCGCACAGAACCCTGAAAGCCACATTGATATAGCAGGACACACAACAAAAGTATGTGCGTGGTTTAAGGAGCACCAGGATGCGTTTACCGTACTCCCATGGCCATCAAACGCCcaagatttaaacccagtcgataatctgtgggaccaccttggtTGGGCTATTTG
This window contains:
- the LOC124795277 gene encoding piggyBac transposable element-derived protein 3-like, producing MSVYEGKSKDKSDVSVLGLGGSVVLNMISFLRTPELPKIHFGNFFTSFRLMKELSEMRVRATGIAPMNQVNNCPIESENSMKKKLRGTYNYRFEKNTEIMAVVWKDNNCVMLLSNLETVHPVSQVKRWSKAENKEVQVPQQRMISECNNHIGGVDKLHWNLQKSRVRIRGKKWYLPLFTNILDVALISEHIIYCLSNENIPLLQIRMMVTREYFVQSSAASDPKRAGRPSYPKSTFHMFQLNSGLMETDI